In Chlorobiota bacterium, the sequence TCTTTAGAGTCAGTGCCGTAGGTAACCTGTTAAGCATACCACCTGGGGAGTACGCTCGCAAGGGTGAAACTCAAAGGAATTGACGGGGGCCCGCACAAGCGGTGGAGCATGTGGTTTAATTCGATGCAACGCGAAGAACCTTACCTGGGCTTGAACTGCAAGTGGTAGGACCCTGAAAGGGGAACGACCCGCAAGGGAGCTTGCAGAGGTGCTGCATGGCTGTCGTCAGCTCGTGCCGTGAGGTGTTGGGTTAAGTCCCGCAACGAGCGCAACCCCTGTCCTTAGTTGCCATCAGGTTAAGCTGGGCACTCTAAGGAGACTGCCTACGCAAGTAGTGAGGAAGGTGGGGATGACGTCAAGTCATCATGGTCCTTACGTCCAGGGCTACACACGTGCTACAATGGGTGGTACAATGGGCAATACCGCAAGGTGGAGGCAATCCACAAAACCATCCTCAGTACAGATTGCAGTCTGCAACTCGACTGCATGAAGCTGGAATCGCTAGTAATCGCAGATCAGCATGCTGCGGTGAATACGTTCCCGGGCCTTGTACACACCGCCCGTCAAACCATGGGAGTTGGGGGCGCCCGAAGTCGCTGATGAAGCGCCTAAGGTGAACCCAATGACTGGGGTTAAGTCGTAACAAGGTAGCCGTACCGGAAGGTGCGGCTGGATCACCTCCTTTACGGAGAACCGAGTCGTTCTTCATTGAACGCTCTACTCCAACTCTGCATTTCTGCTCCTTTCGAGCAAGAACCTTAGCAGCTTGTCGAATCTTTTTTCTTCACACCATCTTCCTGTTTTCATCTTCGATGTCATCTTGACATCTCAATCCTCGGGCCTGTAGCTCAGGTGGTTAGAGCGCACGCCTGATAAGCGTGAGGTCAGTGGTTCAAGTCCACTCAGGCCCACAATTTTCAGGTAGGCAAATCTCTGAACTATAGAAAATCCGAGGGTCCTTAGCTCAGTTTGGGAGAGCGCCTGATTTGCATTCAGGAGGTCAGCGGTTCGATCCCGCTAGGATCCACAATCGGCTTAGGCCGAAGTTCTTTGACAATCAAAGTGATCGTGAAAACGCAACGCTGCGCGGCAGTGATTGTGCAAGTAACGAGGTAAGAAGTAAACTGCATCCTCAATTACCAATTAGGTAGCATCACCGAGTCATGTTGACGCGCTGAAAAGTGTCAACGACTCAATGACAGGGCAGCTTACCAGCGTGAAAGCGTTGATAAGTTGTTCGAAACCTGTGATCAATAAAGAATTTCGGTAAGTTACCAAGGGCATACGGTGGATGCCTTGACACGAGCAGGCGATGAAGGACGTAGTAATCTGCGATAAGCCACGGGTAGCCGAAAACAGCGTTAATCCGTGGATTTCCGAATGGGGCAACCCGGCTGGAGTCATGTCCAGTCATCCCGATCTAATCGGGAAGCTAACCCGGGGAACTGAAACATCTAAGTACCCGGAGGAAGAGAAAACAATAGTGATTCCCTGAGTAGCGGCGAGCGAAACGGGAAGAGCCCAAACCAGTGCGCGTATGTTCACTGGGGTTGTAGGGCCCATGTAGCGACTGCGCGAGATAGCAGAACATTCTGGAAAGTTTGACCATAGAAGGTGACAGTCCTGTAAGCGAAATCTCAAACAGCGTGTGGGGAACCCTGAGTACCACGGAGTAAGGGAAATTCTGTGGGAATCTGCCGGAACCATCCGGTAAGGCTAAATACTCGCTCGTGATCGATAGCGAACTAGTACCGTGAGGGAAAGGTGAAAAGCACCCAGTATATGGGAGTGAAATAGACCTGAAACCGTATGCTTACAAACGGTGGGAGCAAACCAGCATCTGCGGATGTTGGCAAGTGACCGCGTGCCTTTTGCTTAATGAGCCAACGAGTTGCTCGTCCGTGGCAAGGCTAAGGTGTTCAGCACCGGAGCCGTAGCGAAAGCGAGTCTGAACAGGGCGTTCAGTCGCGGGCGGCAGACGCGAAACCGGGTGATCTATTCTTGGCCAGGGTGAAGGTTGGGTAACACCAACTGGAGGCCCGAACCGGTATGGGTTGAAAACCGTTCGGATGAGCTGAGAATAGGAGCGAAAGACCAATCAAACTCGGAGATAGCTCGTACTCCCCGAAATGTTTTTAGGAACAGCCTCGATGTAGTCAGCAGCAGGTAGAGCACTGATTGGGCTAGGGCCCTCACAAGGGTACCAAACCCAGACAAACTCCGAATGGCTGCTTGATGTTCGTCGGGAGTGAGGCAGTGAGGGATAAGCTTCATTGCCGAGAGGGGAACAACCCAGATCGCCGTCTAAGGCCCCCAAGTCGATGCTCACAGAGAAAGGATGTTGCGTTACTGAGACAACCAGGATGTTGGCTTAGAAGCAGCCATTCATTTAAAGAGTGCGTAATAGCTCACTGGTCAAGTGACACAGCGTCGATAATACACGGGACTAAGCATCGCGCCGAAGACGCGGGTTCAATTTTATTGAGCGGTAGGGGAGCATTCTGTCGACTGCGAAGCGGTACAGGTGACTGGCCGTGGAGTTTACAGAAACGCAAATGTTGGCATAAGTAACGATAACGGAAGTGAGAATCTTCCGCGCCGAAAATCTAAGGGTTCCTGCGCAACGTTCGTCGACGCAGGGTTAGTCGGCCCCTAAGGCGAGGCTGAAAAGCGTAGCTGATGGGAATCCGGTTCAAGGCCGCAAGGCCGAATATTCCGGAACCACCAAAAGAGTTAACCAAAGGGACGCAGGGGCGTGGTTCATCCGATTATTGGCTATTCGGATGGGCGAAGCAACTGCCAAGAAAAGCTTTGGGTATTTCTTCGGTGACCGTACCGTAAACCGACACAGGTAGATGGGTTGAATATACTCAGGCGCGCGAGTGAGCCGTGGTTAAGGAACTCGGCAAATTGGCCTCGTAACTTCGGGATAAGAGGCGCCTCGATCGTGAGATCGGGGCCGCAGAGAAATGGCCCAAGCGACTGTTTAACAAAAACACAGCACAATGCAAAGTCGTAAGACGCAGTATATTGTGTGACACCTGCCCGGTGCCGGAAGGTTAAGGAAGGGGGTCCGGAGCAATCCAAAGCTTCCGACCGAAGCCCCGGTAAACGGCGGCCGTAACTATAACGGTCCTAAGGTTAATAACGCTAGCCTTAGTAAAACTGAACTATATGCGGGAAACTCCTCGAACAGCTGTTCGGTACTCGTTTCAGTAGCACTGAAACAGTAAAAATCCGACAGACATGGGGACAATCCGCAGGGAAGGCCCGATACTGTATCGGGAACCCTCAGAGACTTCACGTTTAGGATGCGCTAATGAATCTTGAGGCTCAATGGATAACAGGTTTTGTGGATGGTGAAGGTTGTTTTCACGTGGGAATTAATCCCCATTCAGAAATGACCACAGGGTTTCAAATACTCCCTGAATTCACTGTCGTACAGCACAAACGCGATGTGCAATTACTCTATGCACTGAAAGCATACTTCGGTTGTGGTGTTGTTCGCACGAACAATGGTGACCGAATGGCGTATCGGGTTCGTAGCAAGGAGCACTTGCTCCAGCATATCGTTCCATTTTTCCTTAAGCATCCGCTTAAATCCAAGAAGCGAGCAGATTTTCAAAAATTTCGCTCAATCCTTCTAAAAATGGAAGCGGGGGTTCATCTAACAGCAGAAGGCGTTGAAGAAATACGCCAAATTGCTGCACAAATGAATCGAGGCGCATTAAGATAAAGTCCGACCTTACTGGAAACAGTATAGGAGCAATCGAGCGAAATTCCTTGTCGGGTAAGTTCCGACCTGCACGAATGGTGTAACGATTTGGGCACTGTCTCGACCACGGGCTCGGTGAAATTGTGAGCATGGTGAAGACGCCGGTTACCCGCATATGGACGGAAAGACCCTATGCACCTTTACTGCAACCTGACATTGGCTTCGGGTATCTCATGTGTAGGATAGGTGGGAGGCTGTGAAGCGGCTACGCTAGTAGTCGTGGAGCCAATGGTGAAATACCACCCTTGATGTACTTGGAGTCTAACCAACGCGAGTGGATCGCGGGGGACAGTGTCAGGCGGGTAGTTTGACTGGGGCGGTCGCCTCCCAAAAAGTAACGGAGGCTCCCAAAGGTTCTCTCAGCACGGTCGGTAATCGTGCGTCGAGTGCAAACGCATAAGAGAGCTTAACTGCGAGACTGACGGGTCGAGCAGATGCGAAAGCAGGGGTTAGTGATCCGACGGTTCCGAGTGGAAGGGCCGTCGCTCAAAGGATAAAAGGTACGCTAGGGATAACAGGCTGATCTTCCCCAAGAGTTCACATCGACGGGAAGGTTTGGCACCTCGATGTCGGCTCATCGCATCCTGGGGCTGGAGAAGGTCCCAAGGGTTTGGCTGTTCGCCAATTAAAGCGGTACGTGAGCTGGGTTCAGAACGTCGTGAGACAGTTCGGTCCCTATCCTATGCGGGCGAAGGAAACTTGAGGGGTGTCGCTCTTAGTACGAGAGGACCGGAGTGACTGGACCTATAGTGCACCAGTTGTCACGCCAGTGGCACGGCTGGGTAGCTATGTCCAGAAAGGATAAGCGCTGAACGCATCTAAGCACGAAGCCTACCCCAAGATAAGGTTTCCCTATCTGCGCAAGCAGATCTGAAGGCTCCTGGGAGATGACCAGGTTGATAGGCTCTCGGTGGAAGCATGGTAACATGTTGAGCCAAGGAGTACTAATAAGCCGTGAGACTTTCCTGAATTTATTTTTTATTGACCGCAGGTTCACATGGAGTCGCGGACGCTGATCAGAGCGTCAGCATGACTCGGTGATGCCGACCAACATGGTAATTGATCGCAGAATACTTCTTACCAACTCCCTTTGATTCCTTGACAATTTTTGGTGGTGATTGCGCAGGGGAAACACCTCTTCCCATTCCGAACAGAGAAGTTAAGCCCTGCTGCGCCGATGGTACTATACTGGTAACGGTATGGGAGAGTAGGTCGCCGCCAAGATTTTATCTAAAAGCCTCTTGAATTTTTCAAGAGGCTTTTTTGTTGTAACTATTGCAAGTAAGCATAGAGCCGGTGTAACTTGACGTATAACAATCGGGACACCTAATTCACACTCAGCCTAAGGAGGTATTGTATGTCAGCCTTAACGATCCCTACGATCTATGATTGGACAATTCTGCCAAGGACTATTGCTGCTCGTGCATGGACAGATGCAACCTTTAAAGCAGCACTGCTTGCTAATCCTAATATGATTTTATCTAAAAACATAAATCGTTGGCCAAGTGGTATTAGCTTTACCATCTTAGAAGACCAAGAATCAACGCGCCATCTAATACTGCCGCACAAAAAAGCTCAATTTGCTTCGTGGACAAGAGAGCAATTAATGGATACCGCAATGTATGAATCAGAGGCAGATATGAGCCTTTGTGACGTGATACCGGCAGTTGTCTTAATTGAGGCTTGGTTTAACCCAACATTTAAGTCATCATTACTGTCAAATGCAAATAGCGCATTATCTAGCTTGGGAATCAATACAGGAGGTTATACTTATCAAGTAACCGAAAACACGTCAACAAATTATCATTTAGTCTTACCTAAAAGTCCGTCCGATGGAAACAGTACAAGCTAGCTTTGATTCACTTGTGGTGGATTAAGTTGTTGATTGATCTCATCTTGAGCTTCAAACTCCATCTATACTACTAGGTAGTCAATGCATGACTTACCATCTCCACATGCGGAATCCCATCCTCATCATACGGCTCGCCAATCACTCTGAATCCAAATCCCATGTAAAATCTTTCTAAATGATGCTGTGCAGAAATTCTTACTCCTTGATTTGGATGTTTTTCCGCAATCCATGCCATTCCTTGCTCCATCAATTCTTTCCCTAACCCTATCCTGCGTGCTTCCGGTGCGGTGATTACCCGACCGATTGATGGCTCCGCATACTTTTTTCCAGGGTGTACAATTCGTAAATAGGCGATTAATTCTCCTGTCCCGTTCTTTCCTAACAGATGATCTGCATGAATATCCAGATAATCGGCATCCAGATAGATGCAGTTTTGCTCGATGGTGAAAACCCGCTGCCGTAAATTCATAACATCATAGAGTTCGCGAGCCGTTATATCATCGAAACGGCGGCGATGCCACTGAATCGAATTGTTTCCCGGGATAATGCCGCCATCTGCCGGAATCCCGTCAATGCTGAAACTGTTTTTCAGTTGACGATATTCGATTAACCCCTCTTCCCCTTTTTTCTTTGCCCACTCCGCTAACATCTCCCGCTCCTGCCGAAACTCCATCAACGGAACGCCAAACCCGCATGAGGTCTGAACTTGTTGGATATTCAACAAAAAAATCTGGCGAATTCCAGGAAGGGAAGGAAACTGCGAACTATGCGTTCCCCATTCAGCATCGGTTGGTTGGATAACCCTTGCATTGCCGTACAACCGCAGTATCCGTGGAATTTTTGTGAAGCTGCAAAACATCACCGTCACGCGCCCGTTTTGGCGAACGTGCGCTGCTGTTTCGTTCCCGCTGCCGGTTAAATCCAGCCACATCACCGTTGTGGCATCAAGGCAACGAAACGTGTTTATCCCTTTTGGCGAAAGGCTTACGCGCCCAGTGGTTGGTGCGGTGGCAACAAAAAAAATGTGCTGCTCGGCGATGAACTCTTGCAGCGATTCACTGAGATAATCGTAAAACATGGCCATGTTTTTTGGAGAAATAAAAAATGACGTTTTCTTGTGGGCTTGACTACCATAAGGCTACCGTCACGGCCTTGCTTTGGTGATTTTACCCCGCTGAAATACCCACCGTGACACGCTAGAATCTTTCCGATGAACCTGTATTCCATCCCTATTTATCGTGGCCCACGCTCCCCATTGTGAGTCCTCCCCTTTGAGTGCAATCCGCTCTGAGAGTGATTGCTTGAATTTCCCATTGCTCCTATTAACCGCCACGTATAGCCGCTGTTCGTACCCGCTTCCTCCATATTCCCAGTTGACTAATGCTGCCGCATCGTCATCTCCATCCTTGTCCAGATCGCCCCATACCACTATGATATCCCCTAAATAAATCGTTCTGTCGTTGCGTTTTTCGTCGGCTTCTTTGTCGGCGGTGATGATTTTCAGGATAGCCGATTCATCCTTCGCCGTGGCATCTCCCTTCAAGGAAGATGTAGGCATCGTGGCGGCCGTGCCCATCACATTCGTGATGCAGAAAATCAGTAGCAATAGCGTTTCCATAGTCTTTTTTTTAGAGTTTTTTGCAGTTGCTCTCATTGAGTGCCGCCAGTGACTCCACACCCAAAACAAAGTTTACCGATAATCTTACTATGCCTTTTTTCCCGTTCTCAACACTCTGAAGGTGGGATGAATCCGTGAAGTATTCCAGCCATTTTTTTACTGGCTTGCAATTTCCGCGCGAAGAAACGCCTCGCGCTCCAAGCCCAAAAACTCCAACGCCGTTCCGCTTAATAAACGCTCCCGAATTTCTGGCGTTAAATCCGTCATGGATTCAATTAATTCCCCCGGGTGATGCTCGCCAAGGGGGAAGGGATAATCGGAGCCAAGCATAATTCGGTCGGCGGTGAATAATCCCAGCATATACCGCAGCACTGCCGGATCGTGCACCAGCGAATCGAAATAAAGGCGGCGGAGATATTCGCGTGGCTCCGTTTGCGTGTTCACCTGCACAAGGTCCGGGCGGACGTGGAACCCATGCTCAATCCGCCCAATTGTTGCCGGAAACGATCCCCCGCCGTGCGCAAAACAAAAACGGAGTGCGGGGAAACGGTCCAGCACGCCGCCGAACATGATCGAGCAAATTGCCAGCGATGTCTCCGCCGGCATTCCCACCAACCAGGGGAGCCAGTAACGGGGCATTTTCTCTTTTGCCATCATGTCCCACGGGTGCACAAAAATTGCCGCGTCCAAATCTTGCGCTGCCTCGTAGATGGCAAACAGTGCTGGTTCATCAAGGTTCCATTCGTTCACGTGCGAGCCGATTTGCACCCCCCGCATCCCTAATTCTTTCACGCACCGCTCAAGCTCCTTCACCGCCAACTCTGGCGATTGCATCGGAATTGTTCCCAGCCCCACAAACCGCTGCGGGTGCTGGGCCACGATTCCCGCAATGTGGTCGTTCAGCAGCATGGAAAGGTCCAGCGCGTGTTCCGGGCGCGCCCAATAACTGAACATCACCGGCACGGTGGAAAGAACCTGAACGTCCACGTGGTCGCCATCGCATTCTGCCATTCGCGTGCTCGGGTCCCAACAATTTTGCTCCACCTCGCGGAAGAAACGGTCATCAATCATCATTGTTCCGCAGCATGGTTTGTGGTGCTCCATTCGCACCCATCCTCCGTAGCCGTACCGCTCGCGAAGGTCGGGCCAACGTTCGGGAAGGATGTGGGTGTGGATATCTATTTTCATCGGGAAGTTGGTTGTTGGGAAGTGGAACAATGGAGACGCGTAAGAAGCAGCAAGCCTCACCCCGGGCGGGCGCACGTTACGCCGGCATCACCGGCGGCTGCATGACGGTTCCGCAGTGTTTGCACGTGCGCAACTCCTCGTTTGCCCAAAAGGCTTCCATCACCGGTTTCAGTTGTGTGGTGATATCGGTTAGGGGGAAGAATGCTTCGTGGAGCTTGGCGTTGCACTGCTCGCAGTACCATTGCAAACCATCCTGCTCCCCTTCGCGGCGGCGGCGCTCAACCACCAGCCCAACGGTGTTGGCTTTGCGTTGCGGCGAGTGCGGAACCCGCGGCGGCAGCAAGAAAATATCTCCTTCTTTTATCTCGATGTCGCGAATCACTCCATCTTCCACCACCCGCACAACGATGTCCCCTTCCAACTGGTAGAACAGCTCTTCCCCATCCTCAACGTGGAAATCTTTCCGTGCGTTCGGTCCGCCAACCACCATCACCATGAACTCCGGGTGGACCTCCTTCCATATCTGTTCGTTGCCAACGGGTGGCTTCAGTTTGTGGCGATTTTCGTCAATCCATTGCTTCAGGTTGAATGCGGTAAGTGCCATTGCATGGGCCTCCTATCAGGTTAGATCATTGGTTGATGAACGGTGCGGTTGCTGCGAATATCGGATTCTTTTGGGAGCCGCCAGCACCGGGGCTTCCCGTGCGGATTCCTACCCCCCCCATCTCCGATTGCTACCAGCCGTCGCGCTGGTGGACCCAAGCGCGAAAATTGTGCAAGATTTCTTCCTCCTGCGGGCTGGGATTTGGGCCAAATTTCATCAGCCGTGAAAGGTACACGTAAAGTGCCCGCAGCCGGATAAACCACCCAAATTCTTGCAGCATTTCTTCGGCGATTGGGAAGGCTTCGCGGTATCCGGCAACCAGGGTGTCCCGCACTTCTTTCCGGCTGGGATGGTTGCGGAACAACGTTGCTGCAATCGCCAAGTCGGAGATGAACCAGTGGCGGCAGCAGTTCCCAAAGTCGAAGGCGGTGATACCGTGGGGGATGCTGAAATGGAAATTCTGCGGGCCAAAATCGGCGTGGGTCATCCCGAACAGATCGGGAGTGGTTGGCAGCGTGTGCAGGCGGTGAAGCACGGCCTCCAATTCCCGCAACGATTCGGTGTCGTCTGCTGGGATCAGTCGCTCGGCTTCTCGCAAAAAAACTTCATCGTGCCAACGCCAGCGGCCTTCGGCTTCCGTGGTTGGGAAGGTTGTTGCGGCGTGGTGGATCGCGCCCATCGTCCTTCCCCAATCGCGGAAAAACTCCGTCCCCCAGTGTGGCGAATCTGGCCCGACCCGCTGGCCCTGCGCCACGGTGAACGCCGAGGCCAGCAACATCCCTTCGCCACACCATGCTTCCTCAATCCAATTGTTGTTGGCCGAAAGCACCGGCGTGGCAACCCGGACCCCCGATTCCGCAAGGTGGCGGATAAACCGAAGCTCCGCCAAATTTTCGGCTGCGGAGCGATACCCAGGATCGGTCAGCCGCAGAATTAGGGGAAGCCCGCTGCGGCGGAAGCGATAGACGGAGTTCCCGGAATCGCTGATATGCTCAATGGAGTCGGCATCCCCCAGCCACTGCTTGGCCGCCACCGAAGCAAACCGACGGTTGCCGTAATGAAGGCCAAACGTGAGTGTCTGATCGCTCTTTTTTCCGCTCTCGTTCACTCTTTTTTTTTCGCTCTATTCTTTCTGTACTCTATTCTTTCACCCGTGCTAAGGCTTCCACAAATCGCCAGACTTCGTCGAAGGTGTTGTACATCGGGACCGGCGCAACGCGCACAACGTCGGGGGTGCGGAAATCGGCGATCACCCCTTGCCATTTCAACGCCTCGGTGATGCGGCGCGCATCGCCACGGGCGCGGATGGAGATTTGGCAACCGCGGTCGGCAACGGTGCGGGGCGTGATGACCGTGTAGCGATCTTCCCCAATCTGGTCAACCAAAAATTCCAGATATCCGGTGAGCAACCGCGACTTCGCCGTCAGGCGTTCCATCCCCACTTTGTCGAACAACTCCAGCGCAACTTTGTGGGCAGCCATTGGCAGAACTTGCGCGTTGCTGAGTTGCCAGCCAGCCGCGCCCCGTTGCGGGATGAAGTTGGGACTCATGTCGAATCGGGTTTTGGGCTCAACGCCCCACCAGCCGGCAAAGCGGGGAAGCTCCGGCGCAAAGGCATGGCGTTGGTGAACAAAGCAGCCGGAGGTCCCGCCCGGGCCGCTGTTCAGATACTTGTACGTGCACCACACCGC encodes:
- a CDS encoding nitrile hydratase subunit alpha yields the protein MSALTIPTIYDWTILPRTIAARAWTDATFKAALLANPNMILSKNINRWPSGISFTILEDQESTRHLILPHKKAQFASWTREQLMDTAMYESEADMSLCDVIPAVVLIEAWFNPTFKSSLLSNANSALSSLGINTGGYTYQVTENTSTNYHLVLPKSPSDGNSTS
- a CDS encoding GNAT family N-acetyltransferase: MAMFYDYLSESLQEFIAEQHIFFVATAPTTGRVSLSPKGINTFRCLDATTVMWLDLTGSGNETAAHVRQNGRVTVMFCSFTKIPRILRLYGNARVIQPTDAEWGTHSSQFPSLPGIRQIFLLNIQQVQTSCGFGVPLMEFRQEREMLAEWAKKKGEEGLIEYRQLKNSFSIDGIPADGGIIPGNNSIQWHRRRFDDITARELYDVMNLRQRVFTIEQNCIYLDADYLDIHADHLLGKNGTGELIAYLRIVHPGKKYAEPSIGRVITAPEARRIGLGKELMEQGMAWIAEKHPNQGVRISAQHHLERFYMGFGFRVIGEPYDEDGIPHVEMVSHALTT
- a CDS encoding amidohydrolase yields the protein MKIDIHTHILPERWPDLRERYGYGGWVRMEHHKPCCGTMMIDDRFFREVEQNCWDPSTRMAECDGDHVDVQVLSTVPVMFSYWARPEHALDLSMLLNDHIAGIVAQHPQRFVGLGTIPMQSPELAVKELERCVKELGMRGVQIGSHVNEWNLDEPALFAIYEAAQDLDAAIFVHPWDMMAKEKMPRYWLPWLVGMPAETSLAICSIMFGGVLDRFPALRFCFAHGGGSFPATIGRIEHGFHVRPDLVQVNTQTEPREYLRRLYFDSLVHDPAVLRYMLGLFTADRIMLGSDYPFPLGEHHPGELIESMTDLTPEIRERLLSGTALEFLGLEREAFLRAEIASQ
- a CDS encoding 3-hydroxyanthranilate 3,4-dioxygenase, with amino-acid sequence MALTAFNLKQWIDENRHKLKPPVGNEQIWKEVHPEFMVMVVGGPNARKDFHVEDGEELFYQLEGDIVVRVVEDGVIRDIEIKEGDIFLLPPRVPHSPQRKANTVGLVVERRRREGEQDGLQWYCEQCNAKLHEAFFPLTDITTQLKPVMEAFWANEELRTCKHCGTVMQPPVMPA
- a CDS encoding phosphotransferase, with protein sequence MNESGKKSDQTLTFGLHYGNRRFASVAAKQWLGDADSIEHISDSGNSVYRFRRSGLPLILRLTDPGYRSAAENLAELRFIRHLAESGVRVATPVLSANNNWIEEAWCGEGMLLASAFTVAQGQRVGPDSPHWGTEFFRDWGRTMGAIHHAATTFPTTEAEGRWRWHDEVFLREAERLIPADDTESLRELEAVLHRLHTLPTTPDLFGMTHADFGPQNFHFSIPHGITAFDFGNCCRHWFISDLAIAATLFRNHPSRKEVRDTLVAGYREAFPIAEEMLQEFGWFIRLRALYVYLSRLMKFGPNPSPQEEEILHNFRAWVHQRDGW